In Xiphophorus hellerii strain 12219 chromosome 13, Xiphophorus_hellerii-4.1, whole genome shotgun sequence, the following proteins share a genomic window:
- the LOC116730878 gene encoding zinc finger protein 239-like isoform X1, with product MDDYRRLLFSRIPLIILHRIDRPRSCVCKEEVLKEFNNQKRNPTLDKKEPEPFKIKLDSEEPEHQQFKEEENQLCFSQDEEQLVLKQETGDILVTPSNEQRINSETEPNRNQLVSHASPEDEDQVEEGSNSEDSGEKRDKEQKQNKRCQKNIRQKGTNEGPKQKNRKKSHQKKKLYPCKVCDKIFSRKDSLTCHTRIHTGEKPFTCISCGKSFTQKSNIATHMRCHTGEKPFPCMTCGKRFTHRKRLYIHMRSHTGEKPFTCISCGKSFTKKCSLTIHMRIHTGETPFPCMTCGKRFTERKILTSHMRIHTGEKPFTCITCLKSFSHRKSLYIHMRTHSSQTI from the exons atcGCCCACGAAGCTGTGTGTGTAAAGAGGAGGTTCTCAAAGAGTTCAACAACCAGAAGAGGAATCCCACTTTAGATAAaaaggaaccagaaccttttaaaataaaattggactcagaggaaccagaacatcaACAGTTCAAAGAGGAAGAGAATCAGCTCTGCTTCAGTCAAGACGAAGAGCAGCTTGTGCTGAAACAGGAGACTGGAGACATTTTGGTGACTCCTTCTAATGAGCAAAGAATCAACAGTGAAACAGAACCAAACCGGAACCAACTCGTCTCTCATGCTTCTCCTGAAGATGAGGACCAGGTTGAGGAAGGAAGCAATTCTGAAGACTCAGGAGAAAAGAGAGACAAAGAGCAGAAGCAAAACAAGAGATGTCAGAAAAACATACGGCAAAAAGGAACTAATGAaggtccaaaacaaaaaaatcgcaaaaaatctcaccaaaaaaaaaaattatatcctTGTAAAGTTTGTGATAAAATCTTTTCCCGAAAAGACTCTTTGACGTGTCACAcgaggattcacacag gtgagaagcctttcacATGTATTAGTTGTGGGAAGAGTTTCACTCAGAAAAGTAATATAGCTACTCACATGAGGtgtcacacaggtgagaaacctttcCCATGTATGActtgtggaaaacgttttaCCCATAGAAAGAGGTTATATATTCACATGAGGAGTCACACTGGTGAGAAACCTTTCACATGTATTAGTTGTGGGAAGAGTTTTACtaaaaaatgtagtttaactatccacatgaggattcacacaggtgagacaCCTTTCCCATGTATGActtgtggaaaacgttttacagagagaaaaatattaacttctcacatgaggattcacacaggtgagaaacctttcACATGTATTacttgtttaaaaagtttcagcCATAGAAAGAGTTTATATattcacatgagaactcacagCAGTCAGACTATTTAA
- the LOC116730878 gene encoding gastrula zinc finger protein XlCGF7.1-like isoform X3 — MDDQRRLRTPQIILHRIDRPRYCVCKEEVLKELSNQKRKSTLNEKELEDQQFREEENQLCISQDEEQLVLKHETGDILVTPSDVRKLNNETEPNRNQLVSQAFPKDENQVEEGSNSGDPGEKRDKEQKQNKRCQKNIRQKGTTEGPKQKKYKKSHLKKKLYPCTVCDKIFSRNECLTKHTRIHTGEKPFTCISCGKSFTQKSNIATHMRCHTGEKPFPCMTCGKRFTHRKRLYIHMRSHTGEKPFTCISCGKSFTKKCSLTIHMRIHTGETPFPCMTCGKRFTERKILTSHMRIHTGEKPFTCITCLKSFSHRKSLYIHMRTHSSQTI; from the exons atggatgatcagcGCAGACTACGGACtccccagataatcttacatCGAATAG ATCGCCCACGATACTGTGTGTGTAAAGAGGAGGTTCTCAAAGAGCTCAGCAACCAGAAGAGGAAGTCCACTTTAAATGAAAAGGAACTGGAAGATCAACAgttcagagaggaagagaatcaactctgcatcagtcaggatgaagagcagcttGTGCTGAAACACGAAACTGGAGACATTTTAGTGACTCCTTCTGATGTACGAAAACTCAACAATGAAACGGAACCAAACCGGAACCAACTCGTCTCTCAAGCTTTTCCAAAAGATGAGAACCAGGTTGAGGAAGGAAGCAATTCTGGAGACCCAGGAGAAAAGAGAGACaaagagcagaaacaaaacaagagatgTCAGAAAAACATACGGCAAAAAGGAACTACTGAAGgtccaaaacaaaagaagtacAAAAAATCTCACCTAAAGAAAAAACTATATCCTTGTACAGTTTGTGATAAAATCTTTTCCAGAAACGAGTGTTTGACGAAACACAcaagaattcacacag gtgagaagcctttcacATGTATTAGTTGTGGGAAGAGTTTCACTCAGAAAAGTAATATAGCTACTCACATGAGGtgtcacacaggtgagaaacctttcCCATGTATGActtgtggaaaacgttttaCCCATAGAAAGAGGTTATATATTCACATGAGGAGTCACACTGGTGAGAAACCTTTCACATGTATTAGTTGTGGGAAGAGTTTTACtaaaaaatgtagtttaactatccacatgaggattcacacaggtgagacaCCTTTCCCATGTATGActtgtggaaaacgttttacagagagaaaaatattaacttctcacatgaggattcacacaggtgagaaacctttcACATGTATTacttgtttaaaaagtttcagcCATAGAAAGAGTTTATATattcacatgagaactcacagCAGTCAGACTATTTAA
- the LOC116730878 gene encoding gastrula zinc finger protein XlCGF7.1-like isoform X2, protein MDDYRRLLFSRIPLIILHRIDRPRYCVCKEEVLKELSNQKRKSTLNEKELEDQQFREEENQLCISQDEEQLVLKHETGDILVTPSDVRKLNNETEPNRNQLVSQAFPKDENQVEEGSNSGDPGEKRDKEQKQNKRCQKNIRQKGTTEGPKQKKYKKSHLKKKLYPCTVCDKIFSRNECLTKHTRIHTGEKPFTCISCGKSFTQKSNIATHMRCHTGEKPFPCMTCGKRFTHRKRLYIHMRSHTGEKPFTCISCGKSFTKKCSLTIHMRIHTGETPFPCMTCGKRFTERKILTSHMRIHTGEKPFTCITCLKSFSHRKSLYIHMRTHSSQTI, encoded by the exons ATCGCCCACGATACTGTGTGTGTAAAGAGGAGGTTCTCAAAGAGCTCAGCAACCAGAAGAGGAAGTCCACTTTAAATGAAAAGGAACTGGAAGATCAACAgttcagagaggaagagaatcaactctgcatcagtcaggatgaagagcagcttGTGCTGAAACACGAAACTGGAGACATTTTAGTGACTCCTTCTGATGTACGAAAACTCAACAATGAAACGGAACCAAACCGGAACCAACTCGTCTCTCAAGCTTTTCCAAAAGATGAGAACCAGGTTGAGGAAGGAAGCAATTCTGGAGACCCAGGAGAAAAGAGAGACaaagagcagaaacaaaacaagagatgTCAGAAAAACATACGGCAAAAAGGAACTACTGAAGgtccaaaacaaaagaagtacAAAAAATCTCACCTAAAGAAAAAACTATATCCTTGTACAGTTTGTGATAAAATCTTTTCCAGAAACGAGTGTTTGACGAAACACAcaagaattcacacag gtgagaagcctttcacATGTATTAGTTGTGGGAAGAGTTTCACTCAGAAAAGTAATATAGCTACTCACATGAGGtgtcacacaggtgagaaacctttcCCATGTATGActtgtggaaaacgttttaCCCATAGAAAGAGGTTATATATTCACATGAGGAGTCACACTGGTGAGAAACCTTTCACATGTATTAGTTGTGGGAAGAGTTTTACtaaaaaatgtagtttaactatccacatgaggattcacacaggtgagacaCCTTTCCCATGTATGActtgtggaaaacgttttacagagagaaaaatattaacttctcacatgaggattcacacaggtgagaaacctttcACATGTATTacttgtttaaaaagtttcagcCATAGAAAGAGTTTATATattcacatgagaactcacagCAGTCAGACTATTTAA
- the LOC116730878 gene encoding gastrula zinc finger protein XlCGF8.2DB-like isoform X4 has product MDDYRRLLFSRIPLIILHRIDRPRSCVCKEEVLKEFNNQKRNPTLDKKEPEPFKIKLDSEEPEHQQFKEEENQLCFSQDEEQLVLKQETGDILVTPSNEQRINSETEPNRNQLVSHASPEDEDQVEEGSNSEDSGEKRDKEQKQNKRCQKNIRQKGTNEGPKQKNRKKSHQKKKLYPCKVCDKIFSRKDSLTCHTRIHTGEKPFTCISCGKSFTQKSNIATHMRCHTGEKPFPCMTCGKRFTHRKRLYIHMRSHTGEKPFTCISCGKSFTKKCSLTIHMRIHTGEKPFTCITCLKSFSHRKSLYIHMRTHSSQTI; this is encoded by the exons atcGCCCACGAAGCTGTGTGTGTAAAGAGGAGGTTCTCAAAGAGTTCAACAACCAGAAGAGGAATCCCACTTTAGATAAaaaggaaccagaaccttttaaaataaaattggactcagaggaaccagaacatcaACAGTTCAAAGAGGAAGAGAATCAGCTCTGCTTCAGTCAAGACGAAGAGCAGCTTGTGCTGAAACAGGAGACTGGAGACATTTTGGTGACTCCTTCTAATGAGCAAAGAATCAACAGTGAAACAGAACCAAACCGGAACCAACTCGTCTCTCATGCTTCTCCTGAAGATGAGGACCAGGTTGAGGAAGGAAGCAATTCTGAAGACTCAGGAGAAAAGAGAGACAAAGAGCAGAAGCAAAACAAGAGATGTCAGAAAAACATACGGCAAAAAGGAACTAATGAaggtccaaaacaaaaaaatcgcaaaaaatctcaccaaaaaaaaaaattatatcctTGTAAAGTTTGTGATAAAATCTTTTCCCGAAAAGACTCTTTGACGTGTCACAcgaggattcacacag gtgagaagcctttcacATGTATTAGTTGTGGGAAGAGTTTCACTCAGAAAAGTAATATAGCTACTCACATGAGGtgtcacacaggtgagaaacctttcCCATGTATGActtgtggaaaacgttttaCCCATAGAAAGAGGTTATATATTCACATGAGGAGTCACACTGGTGAGAAACCTTTCACATGTATTAGTTGTGGGAAGAGTTTTACtaaaaaatgtagtttaactatccacatgaggattcacacag gtgagaaacctttcACATGTATTacttgtttaaaaagtttcagcCATAGAAAGAGTTTATATattcacatgagaactcacagCAGTCAGACTATTTAA